AGGTTCGCCGTGCTGATAGTTACCGTAACCTGTAACCGTTTCAtaaaaagttactcaatgtacCAATCATCTTGATGTTGTTTTTCAGTCTGCAAGGCTTCCCACTGTCACAGCAATCCGTATCCCAAAAGATGTCAATTTCGCTGAATTCAAGTCTCATGTTCTAAAGAACTGCAATATGGATATAAGCGGAGGCCTGGGTCCGACAGCGGGTCTCGTGTTCCGTGTTGGATTGCTCGGCGAAAACTGCACTACAGCTCGTGTGGATATGCTCGCAAGAGCAATGGTCAAagctttgaaattttgtttaaaaaagtaatttttcttgttttgtaattttgtcGTTGGTGCTAATTTTGGTAACTGAAATTTAATGACCGATGATTATATATAATTGGAATAGTTGAATTTTAAGTTCTAATGAAATTGAACATTTCAATTCAACTTTGCAAACGTTGCCCAGAGacgagtcttctttacttctgagtgagtgcttgtAATTTTATGtcatgcacaaatctcacatacTAGGATCATTTCATGCATGGCCTTGCATGATTATACAACAACAAAACATATTCAGCGTTTGAAACATTGAATTGTTTTGTGCAATATAGAACGCCGAAAACTGCTGCTCTAATGTAAAATCAAGTGTTCCCTTTGTTCGTATAGAAGTGCTCCCatgcaataaaaattttaggcaacactattataatataacattattttttgaatagtaTTCGGTTCTAGACATTATTTTAAACAGTTGCAGTGTTTTGTGTGCAATAAGGAATTATGTGTTACAGGTTTAAATGATTTtgttattatcaaaaatttgaatttctcgTAGCTGAGTGTTTGGTactcctgaaatatgcgcaccaagatgtcgcacaacctgaaccctgatctggtacacaatctgagttcaggttgtgcgccatcttggtgcgcatacttcaggaggtctgGAAATTTTTCTTTGCTCTGAGTCTGAGCTCCCATACCCCCAGGTGTTAAACGTTATATAATTTAATCATGacttttacattttttgctTTCAATCCTTATTATTAGTGCAACATCAGctcttttcaaatttatgttcTTTTTTAATCTGTATTTTCAATGAAGGAGGCATTGAACAAGCAAATGCAGATTGGAATTAGCACTGAAGCAATAcaacagggtgtccatgaaatCCCTTtacttttcaatttcaattttatcgtgaagtcagttttcaatatatcttaaccgaGTTTGTTGTTTCTAATCAGTAATCGTTTGGTATTTTTACtccatttaatacatctgtgaaggccaaaacaatgtatctataaatttcctttgcaattttataAAAGTTAAAGGCTCTATGGATGCCCTACATATGCTTATCGTGTGTGCCAAGcaataaaattaacaataatCGAATataccaggggttctcaaacattCATGACCATCGTTGCCCccttttgtaaattttataagACTCtgctcttccaaaaaaaaaatgtttccaaCAAGATACCATCAGTTACTTATTTTAGTAATGAAAGTAAAAGAacaaatgcattacacttaaACCTCGTTgatcatttttttctgattcaGTGGAAAATCAAATTGCCAATTTCTTATCTTAATCTGCGTGCAATGAaatatggaaataaaatttgaaattatttagtGCGTGTTTTCATTCGATATAggattttttaattattccagAGAAAGCAAAGTTGATGAAAAGGTTCAATCAGGGTTagagctgggcattttcgaatacctgaggatttcaaatcaaatatttttttcgaatcgaatctcgaatacttgggagatatgtaattgtacgcgacattttttattgtaattggtccttCCAAcgaatgaattactgaaaacgtaGAATCCatcacccagatagattactaagcgttcacacacaataagaaacatgttttttcaatacgtcactacagaaaatagtcatatgtcagaattgcgttggaaaaatatggtttcaataaaaaaaattaaggaaTTCACGTCGACCAATTgacataagaaaaaaaaaaagatggcggcgattcgaaattttgctctaaaTAATTTCAATTCGAAATGCCCATCTTTAATCAGGGCGTCTGAAAAGTGTGGTTCACTTGTCATTGGAACAAGTAGGTTACGACATTTTCGATACACCGATTTAATCATCAGATGAACCACGGCTTCTAATATGGTTATCCTGTCCACGTCGGGTATCACAATAGttgaccagttatttgtttcggatGCATTGACTTGGTGATTGAAAAAAGACGTGACTGACCACTGGGCAATCTCTTCCCTCGGGATTCGAACCAGCGCTAGTTTTGTGCCAAGCTCGTGCGTAGCGTTAGGTACGACCATCCAACTGTCGGAAGAGGATACCGTTCGAGTACCACAAGGAAGATCTTAGAATGAACTATGTTTGAGGTGTGGTGGCCAAGCCCATCTCGACTATTATTTTCACGAGAATTCTGTGTTCACTATCTCGTCTCAACATTTAATAAGCTGTTCCAGAAAATGAGCAAACCCATAGCAGCATAGAGAGTTCGCGCGTACCGgagttatgtattagattttgTAAAACGTTTCATTTTGATGTAGCTACTGTACAGGGTTTCCATAAAGtctgttttcaattttgttatgaagtcagttcttaatatatatatcttaaccaggtttgttgtttttaatcatgAATCGTTcaggtatttttactttatttaatacatctgtgacggcaaaaacaatatatatatatggtatagataaattccctttgcaattttaaaatattttaggacatcatggacaccctatatcagggctactcaactgacgCGAACCGCAGTCTGAGTTCGGATCTTTCTAGTGCTAAATTTGGACCGCAGCTGCTTTTTGACTTTGAATGTATCTTTTCAATTCACAATGGCGATGTCACTTATGCAAGGGTGTAGCCAGCCCAAATCGAGGTTGGGGGagcaaatattataattttgaattgaaacTTCGAGCCAATTAATGATCTCCGATATCAATCCGTGGCAAATAAAACCCCCGGATTAGCGTTTGATAATCAAAGTCAGTATCCCTGAGTAGTTTGCCAAAACAAACTGTACTAGACTACAAAGAATTAGAACAGAAAGCCGATCGAACCTTTATATTTATCACGATGTAGATCTCAGTGATCTTGTGATCCGATTACCGGTATTGTGCAAGATTAGATACACGTACTACTTTGTTCTGGACTTCGTgtccatttatttgagcatagctctgtTGTTTCTTATATTGCGCATTCAGTCCGTACTCAGAAAACACAAAGTCTCTCAGATCTGACGTATTTTATTCAGTCGTTATTGCtttgttaataatttgaaaaatgaacaaaaagcaaaaatattgcaataagcgcgataaaaaataatagaaaaagTCAGAACGATAGGAGCTTCGTAGAACAGAAAGGAACACTATGAGAActagtttaaaataaaatgagaaatgTTCTAATCCAGGTTTTCGTGCATCCATTCCTAACAAGGCTCTGTAAAGCAGACACTGAAACATGAGCAATTAATAACACCCcggttaggataggatttacatatttattccgggggagagaaaaggtATTGAGATGACTTAATCACatgacgaaccacggcttctcgtccggttaccagtgcatgtcgggtatgggattagttagccggtTATTTGTTCTCAAATGCATGGTCTTTGAGATTGAGTTAATGGTAATTTATGGGATATGAAATATCCTAAAAAaatcacaataatatattatatcaatCTGCATTCATCTCTGTTAATTTGTTATTGAAACTATTATAGAAGTCGGAGTTTGGTATGTTTTATTGTAACTGTAGTCGGAGTCGTGTTTTTGAGCTCTCGGATTCAGAGTTGTAAATTATTAACCCGGATCTGGAATTTAGAAACCCGGATTCAGAGTCAAAATGTATTAACGCAGGATGGTAGTCGAGATTAAATAATTCAAAGTCGTAAATTAtgaatctaaatatatgaatcCGGAGTAGGAGTCAAAATTGTAGTAATCCGGAGTCGAAATTTCACGAACCCGCAGTCGTAGATATTTTTCTAACCCGAAGTTACACAcaattctaaatatttaatataaatgtaaTGTAAGGTAATATTATATCGAGAGCTTTGAAACGAAAGGGCGAATATTGGAAATTCagtccagaagtatgtgtaccaatatgaaggtaactaatttagtttgcctactttacatcaagttgtgtaaagggactgaagcctatgggctggagatatatttacttggctaacacagacagtccccgaactcgtaatagaactaaaataaggaaaatcggaataaaattatggcctaaccctgatctggtacacatactacgggagtaccaaaaattcaaataaaatattgaaagttcatatatttgagcatcgctctcatGTTTTCGTGACTGTAGTGTAAACTTGAAATAGAGTGACGGTCACAAATGAATCACGGGAAATATCGTTACCAAAAGGTGAACCCGGTtagttaaaattttttattttattcatatgaGCGAGTAttgtaaaaatgttaaaattttagcATAATTGTGTTTGTTTTGAACAACTTAAAAGATTACCCGTAGAAAACCACAAAGAAATATCTGCTTTTTGATCCGATTTTCCagtcaaaatttgaagcaaTATTCACTATTTAAGAATTCAAGTATCAAAACAACAAGTTTTGggaatttaaaaatcaaaaatatgtgtTTCCTCATTTTTTCAATTCCCAGCCTCTTAGATTGGAGCCCTTTATAAGCTATAATTACATTATAAAGCGAGGTAACCGCccttcttttttttttacaaaaaaaaggtTTGCTTCTTTTTTTTGGGGACGCCCATTAGTCGGGTCGCCACTTTTAAAGAATCgacttttaaaatgaaaaaaataagcgCATTTTGGAACTTGATAAGCGAGCAGCAATTGTCTATTCATTAAaatcttaaatatatattagttaAAGCGTTTGGAAATGTGtgcataaaataaaagaaacttaaaattaaaaaaaaagaaagaatttggcaatatatatatatattaccgtGTTTCATCGAAAATGAGATCTACTCTGAAAATAAAGCATATCTTgaattctcaaaataattttaatataatccCTACCCTTAAAATGAGACCTAGTCAAAaccgcaaattttttttttcatctagtCGATagctctcctacacgttttaaatgattgataatctatgttttgcagttattttgaataaaaacgcttcacttataagtaaatggatattggttttcctattttatatatttataaaatctcgtaattctctactttgtaaccTTGTTTTGATGTATATAAGACAATTTCCATTTCCTCTATTTCTTATGGTGCGTGTTTTTTTCCAGAATttcgctgttttattttaataatattggaAGACGTTTTATGAAAATGGGAACATTTTATTCGTATGCTTTTGTCTGCCTACGTCATGCTTGTGAGTCAATCTTTTCCGCAAAGGCGTTATTTCAGATACAACCATTATAGAATTGTCGTTCGTACTGCAATATATCAGATATGGACACGGAGACAAATATTGAAGGTTTGTCTGGCGAAAAAATAGGCGATACCGACACTGTGCAGTTGTACTGCACTGCAGTATGCGAGTTTCCCAACACGGATACAAACGTTGGTGGTGTCTGGCGACAAAACTCGGCGGATACTGACAGTAGAGAAATGTTTTCGTACTGCTATATATCAGCTTCCTGACACGTAGACAAATGTCGGAGGTTAGTCTGGCGACAAAATCGGTGATACCGACACTGTGGAGTTATGATCCTACTGCAGTATGTTAATTCCCCAACACGGAGACAAACGTTGGTGGTTTGTCTGGCGACAAAACTCGGCGGATACTGACAGTAGAATATTGTCATCGTTCTGCTATATATCAGCTTCCCGACACGGAGACAAATGTTGGAGGTTTGTCTGGCGACAAAATCGGTGATACCGACATTATAGAATTATCGTCCGTACTTTttggcattgtgtcgtcattgGAGTTAAGTTCTCGTGAATCGATTGTTGATGTTATATCacgtatgacgtaacaatctgAAGCGTCTTCTTGAATGTCTTCAAGTGGCTGACGTATATGACGAAATCTTGGAACAAAAAAGGAAAGTTATACATTGTAGACACGACATGTGGTGAACAAgacagcaatgctcaaataccgCACAAAAGTCAGTGATATCACTAGCTAATAACTCACTAaagattgaaaaacaaaaacggaaacaaatttaaaggtactcccgaagtatgtgaaccaagatggcggacaccagaacatagtatgtggaccaggttagggttaggccataatttcaggtataataCTACGGGATTCACTTGCCTAGTACCCGAACTCCGAATAGAGctgaaatagggaaaattggaaaaaaaatatccTAACCCTAACCGAGTGCAcaaactacgttccggtgtccgccatcttggttcacataccacgGGAGCGCGAAATTAAATGCATAGTGATAGAGAAATGCATCTAGAATCCAGTTTACCTTGAGGAGCTTCCGGATGATGACGTCGACGATGACGACGAAGTTGAAGGATTCACCGGAATTGGGGTATTCGTCGTAATTGGGGAGTTTCCCATCATCAGTAGTCTTTCTTGTTGTATTACATCTGGGGATTCTCCGTGAAAAGTCATTGGGTAATAAGCGGGGTGGTTTCTGTGAAAACAATCTGGGCACGGGGAATACCCACGGTGGggatttttacaatatttatttctatCGTAGGGAAACCccctagatatttttattgcttcCCCTTCGTCAAAGCTGTGTTGATGAGGCAGCCTCTTTGGCGCCAACCGTGGACTCGATGTCACGTGATAGTTTTCTGGAAAGCTCTCGGTTCGCCGAAACGGCAGATGGCGCTGGTGAACAGACCTTTCCTGTTCCATTTGACACCACGTGCAATGTTGGGCGGAACATGATTGTGTAGGGGAATTACCTCGATTTGgtgaatattcatttatattgtTAGTAAACCTTCGATCAGTGGGAAACCCCCGATTGTCTGTAGGGAAGTCCCCTGGATTTACAGGCGGTCTACCATATTGCATATATCGGTGTTTACTTCTGACAGAACTTTGAGATGTTGGAACTTTCCGTGCGCTCATTACAATCTCATTGTGGGGTGACTCCACACATTCTCGCATAGGACTTCCCCTTCTAGTAATGTCGGCGACATTGTCAACCAAGGGACTTTCCCTTCTGGGGTTTTCACCTAAATTGTCTTGTTTTAATGGCATTGACCTGCTAGTCCGTATATTCGGGGAATTTGGATAACTTCGTGGTTGAGTTTCCTCGTCTTGTATAACGTCACGTGCATTGTACGTCATGGACCCTTTCAAAATGTCTATTGTGATGTCAGAGTCTAGAGAATGAGTGATAatggaataatttaaaatgaaaatgcatTATTGTTTATAACCATGTGGTTTACAAATTCCAAAATCGACAGCAGATGGTCATCCGGTCAGTAATTGGAATTTCGTGTTTTCAAAGCCGATTATATAAGATTAGTAGTAAAATCATAAACAAACAGTCAATGCGGAACCCAAAGATACATGACATGGACAAAAGGCGATCTCATCGCCATTCGACAATGATTTCGCACTCAACTAAAAAGTGATAAATTGTGCAGACGAATTAACTTCTGTtaaaaaatcttaatttttgtattgcaGGACTGACCCCAAGTATAACGGATTGCACGGGGACCCCAGTGATTTCCATAAAAACCCATGAGGGTGAACaaccccctaaaatttcaaacacgtTACATCACACTTAAATtccttacttatatataattgCAGTCAAATAGAAAACACacttttataagttacagaagtGATTTCTCTAATAGTAAAATACCTACCATCCCCATACTTTGGAAACGGCcccgagattcgattcgattctgaaatcatcagttATTCGAAAATAGCCAATCCTAACAACTACCCCACAGCACTGAGCAAAATTTCTTACCTAATAAATCCGCAGATTTTGTCCTTCGACTCACAACTGAAA
The sequence above is a segment of the Styela clava chromosome 7, kaStyClav1.hap1.2, whole genome shotgun sequence genome. Coding sequences within it:
- the LOC120328160 gene encoding uncharacterized protein LOC120328160 yields the protein MMLHMYVVILAVVLLVGALAAIVICICVDIVPIIKSRGSTLVSRDSVTQEQTRMLKKSLQRSKLTSSASADFVESMKGRKTLAQALRKAERPRFGSTPLSLLTGDEDTKPDVEYKTTTVIIEALPKKTIAESNNNNDVTKINSDVTSEQSGDMNIKSPAKTTSPFSLRKQNIYTDEKQLNNLEKTENQLQKTKYNSSPNVSVVSRRTKSADLLDSDITIDILKGSMTYNARDVIQDEETQPRSYPNSPNIRTSRSMPLKQDNLGENPRRESPLVDNVADITRRGSPMRECVESPHNEIVMSARKVPTSQSSVRSKHRYMQYGRPPVNPGDFPTDNRGFPTDRRFTNNINEYSPNRGNSPTQSCSAQHCTWCQMEQERSVHQRHLPFRRTESFPENYHVTSSPRLAPKRLPHQHSFDEGEAIKISRGFPYDRNKYCKNPHRGYSPCPDCFHRNHPAYYPMTFHGESPDVIQQERLLMMGNSPITTNTPIPVNPSTSSSSSTSSSGSSSRFRHIRQPLEDIQEDASDCYVIRDITSTIDSRELNSNDDTMPKSTDDNSIMSVSPILSPDKPPTFVSVSGS